The following are encoded together in the Roseobacter denitrificans OCh 114 genome:
- a CDS encoding branched-chain amino acid ABC transporter permease, with the protein MDALLLQILNGLDKGSAYALIALGLTLIFGTLGVVNFAHGALFMIGAFCAVTLSRLLNLSHEVAVPGEVDFLGNPMMRDVPYIYDIFGETMGASIIDWSVPLSILFAIPIMVGIGFAMERGLIKHFYKRPHADQILVTFGLAIVLQEIIKYFYGANPIPTPAPAAFTGSFDFGAMLGFDPNTIIYPYWRLVYFAFSAVIIGAVFAFLQFTTFGMVVRAGMADRETVGLLGINIDKRFTIMFGIAAAVAGLAGVMYAPINSPNYHMGMDFLVLSFVVVVVGGMGSLSGAVLAGFLLGILESFASMAIVLETLPGINQIIIYLVAIIILLTRPRGLMGRKGVMEE; encoded by the coding sequence ATGGACGCATTACTCCTGCAAATCCTCAACGGCCTGGACAAAGGGTCTGCCTATGCGCTGATCGCACTGGGTCTGACATTGATCTTCGGCACGCTTGGTGTCGTGAACTTCGCGCATGGCGCCCTGTTCATGATCGGCGCATTCTGCGCGGTGACACTCAGCCGTCTTTTGAACCTCAGCCATGAGGTCGCGGTACCGGGAGAGGTTGACTTCCTCGGCAACCCGATGATGCGCGATGTGCCCTATATCTATGACATCTTCGGAGAGACGATGGGCGCCAGCATCATCGACTGGTCGGTGCCGCTGTCGATCCTCTTTGCGATCCCGATCATGGTTGGCATCGGCTTTGCCATGGAGCGCGGGCTGATCAAGCATTTCTACAAACGCCCCCACGCGGATCAGATCCTCGTCACCTTCGGTCTTGCCATCGTTCTGCAGGAGATCATCAAGTACTTCTACGGTGCGAACCCGATCCCCACCCCTGCCCCTGCGGCCTTCACGGGGTCGTTTGATTTCGGTGCCATGCTGGGCTTTGACCCCAACACGATCATCTACCCCTATTGGCGTCTGGTTTACTTTGCCTTCTCCGCCGTCATCATCGGTGCCGTCTTTGCATTCCTGCAATTTACCACCTTCGGCATGGTCGTGCGAGCCGGCATGGCGGACCGCGAAACCGTGGGCCTTCTGGGCATCAACATCGACAAGCGGTTCACCATCATGTTCGGGATTGCAGCCGCCGTCGCGGGGCTTGCAGGTGTGATGTATGCCCCGATCAACTCGCCCAATTACCATATGGGCATGGACTTTCTGGTGCTCAGCTTCGTGGTCGTCGTTGTGGGCGGTATGGGGTCGCTGTCCGGTGCGGTGCTCGCCGGCTTCCTGCTCGGCATACTGGAGAGCTTTGCCTCCATGGCCATCGTGCTCGAGACGCTGCCCGGCATCAACCAAATCATCATCTATCTGGTCGCAATCATCATCTTGCTTACCCGTCCACGCGGACTCATGGGGCGCAAGGGCGTGATGGAGGAATAA